From Denitrovibrio acetiphilus DSM 12809, the proteins below share one genomic window:
- a CDS encoding MFS transporter, protein MQRKKLFTLLFFINFAVTFSYGIFDSFFSLYLFSVGVRGSLLGIPMAVYALSKIFLSVPIGNVSDKISCKKTLTAAIGLYTLIAFLYLFADDISIIILLRFLQGFASALLRPTLLSYINTIADDDNIASVSGKFDISFYSALGLGPVCGGIIRNYCGFYGLFITMSIICTLALFTSATFMKDNDSGSRSKYQKQEFITPNIFALMIFIFGRTIGISTVFTFLPIFIENSLHLDSMQTGIILAASTVSMTLLLSTFGRIGDIVPKTALITTGGICASFFITILPITSDFISILVFSAILGISGAMSQPPSVAMLLEEGGKCGIGKASGYFNLSMNAGFALGPVLGSILMAHYGINTVFYISGSVGILFTLSFLLISSGFKAVTRPD, encoded by the coding sequence ATGCAAAGGAAGAAACTATTTACACTACTTTTTTTTATTAACTTTGCTGTAACATTCAGCTACGGCATCTTTGACTCTTTTTTCTCTTTATATTTATTCAGTGTCGGGGTCAGAGGCTCGCTACTAGGCATCCCTATGGCTGTTTACGCCCTTTCAAAAATTTTCCTAAGTGTACCTATTGGAAATGTTTCGGACAAAATATCCTGTAAGAAAACATTAACCGCTGCGATAGGTCTTTATACTCTGATAGCTTTTCTATACTTATTTGCTGATGACATAAGTATTATTATCTTATTGAGATTTTTACAGGGGTTCGCATCTGCGCTACTCCGCCCTACTCTGCTTTCGTACATTAATACTATTGCAGATGACGACAACATAGCATCTGTGTCTGGCAAGTTTGATATCTCATTTTACAGTGCCCTTGGACTTGGTCCCGTATGTGGCGGAATCATAAGGAATTATTGCGGATTTTACGGACTGTTCATAACCATGTCGATTATTTGTACACTGGCGTTGTTTACATCAGCAACATTCATGAAGGATAATGACTCAGGCTCTCGCAGCAAATATCAGAAACAGGAGTTCATAACCCCAAACATATTTGCTTTGATGATATTTATCTTCGGCAGGACGATAGGCATATCAACAGTCTTCACTTTTTTACCTATATTCATAGAAAACAGTCTTCATCTGGACAGCATGCAAACTGGAATTATACTGGCAGCTTCTACAGTTTCAATGACGCTTCTGCTAAGCACTTTCGGGCGGATAGGCGATATCGTGCCTAAGACAGCGCTCATAACAACTGGTGGGATATGTGCATCTTTTTTTATAACCATTCTGCCTATAACATCAGATTTTATATCTATTTTAGTTTTTTCCGCAATACTTGGTATTTCCGGGGCTATGTCACAACCTCCAAGTGTCGCTATGCTTCTTGAAGAAGGTGGAAAGTGCGGAATAGGTAAAGCATCCGGATATTTTAATCTCTCCATGAATGCCGGTTTTGCACTGGGACCTGTTTTAGGCTCGATACTTATGGCGCACTACGGCATAAACACTGTATTTTATATATCGGGAAGTGTTGGTATACTGTTCACATTATCATTTCTGCTAATCAGTTCCGGTTTTAAGGCAGTAACCCGGCCAGATTAA
- a CDS encoding FAD-dependent oxidoreductase encodes MRKSLSVIAFIMLTVCNLYAADKIYNVDVCVVGAGAGGTTAAVSAQEAGLSTVLLEKMPFTGGAGNFMEGSFAAESFMQKKAGIKLTKEQAFNNIMHYHHWMPNAKLVKAFVDESSKTIQWIWDHGVHFEEVKSAFKDNPIRTWHIYPTAGAYYIRTMVNTYLDNGGTLLLETPGKQLIFDRNGKISGVLAQNQDGDLIQINAKYVILATGGYANNVEMIVQYGGPESVPTGPEGREGDGINMALSAGAALDGMGPLEVNGAMLIAPGEAICNGNNAELRAMFRQSLLYVNHKGERFFNEEVTIDWPMASNAIARGGKYTYVVFDADTLKEFQTSGYLNPCGNWIKRGQPMKRFDELFPENVAKGYAYEGATLEEVAKKAGMDPAVLNKTAADMTKFAKEGYDEQFGKNKRFIRSVAKGPFYILKGQIHHLTTLGGAKVTEHLQVVDEKEQTIPGLYAIGHDAGGLYGDSYDLTIGEGTSSAFAINGGRLAAKDIINKVSK; translated from the coding sequence ATGAGAAAATCTTTATCAGTAATCGCATTCATCATGCTTACTGTCTGCAACCTATACGCAGCAGACAAGATCTACAATGTCGATGTATGCGTGGTCGGAGCAGGAGCAGGCGGAACAACAGCCGCAGTCTCTGCACAGGAAGCAGGACTCTCAACAGTATTACTTGAAAAAATGCCTTTCACCGGCGGCGCTGGGAACTTCATGGAAGGGTCATTTGCAGCCGAAAGTTTTATGCAGAAAAAAGCAGGTATAAAACTTACCAAAGAGCAGGCATTTAACAACATTATGCATTACCATCACTGGATGCCAAATGCAAAACTAGTCAAAGCTTTTGTAGATGAATCATCCAAAACTATCCAATGGATATGGGATCACGGTGTACATTTTGAAGAAGTCAAAAGTGCATTCAAAGACAACCCTATCAGAACATGGCACATCTACCCCACAGCAGGTGCCTACTACATCCGAACAATGGTAAACACATACCTAGACAACGGCGGCACTCTGCTTCTCGAAACACCAGGAAAGCAGCTTATTTTTGATAGGAATGGGAAAATAAGCGGCGTTCTCGCACAAAACCAGGATGGTGATCTGATTCAGATCAATGCTAAATACGTAATCCTGGCAACTGGCGGCTATGCTAACAACGTCGAAATGATCGTACAGTACGGCGGCCCGGAATCAGTTCCAACTGGTCCTGAAGGGCGTGAAGGGGACGGTATCAATATGGCTCTCTCTGCCGGTGCAGCTCTTGACGGCATGGGTCCTCTCGAGGTTAACGGTGCAATGCTCATCGCTCCCGGTGAAGCAATATGCAACGGCAACAACGCAGAACTCCGTGCGATGTTCCGCCAGTCGCTTCTTTATGTAAACCACAAAGGCGAACGTTTCTTCAACGAAGAAGTTACTATCGACTGGCCTATGGCAAGTAATGCCATAGCGCGTGGCGGAAAGTACACTTATGTTGTATTTGATGCTGATACTCTGAAAGAGTTCCAGACATCAGGCTACCTCAACCCATGCGGAAACTGGATTAAACGCGGTCAGCCTATGAAACGCTTTGACGAGCTTTTCCCTGAAAATGTCGCAAAAGGTTACGCCTACGAAGGTGCGACCCTTGAAGAAGTGGCAAAAAAGGCAGGAATGGATCCAGCAGTCCTCAACAAAACAGCCGCAGACATGACAAAATTTGCCAAAGAGGGTTATGACGAACAATTCGGTAAAAATAAACGTTTTATTCGTTCAGTTGCTAAAGGTCCGTTTTACATTCTGAAAGGTCAGATCCACCACCTCACAACACTTGGCGGAGCGAAAGTCACAGAGCATCTTCAGGTTGTTGACGAAAAAGAGCAAACAATACCTGGTCTTTACGCTATCGGACATGACGCAGGTGGTCTTTACGGAGATTCATATGACCTTACCATTGGTGAGGGCACATCAAGTGCTTTCGCTATCAATGGGGGCAGGCTCGCCGCAAAAGACATTATTAACAAAGTCAGCAAATAA
- a CDS encoding cytochrome c3 family protein, producing MKHYIVTLVVVMLASFSMCAYAADNYNHNLKPHHDEAGLTCADCHQIERPIKAASADSCKSCHSDIRKTGRVVKFTERRTGRVMELNPHASHAGPIRCTLCHSEHKTSKLLCNDGCHDHHTWDLMVP from the coding sequence ATGAAACATTACATAGTAACACTGGTCGTGGTTATGCTGGCATCATTCAGCATGTGCGCATACGCCGCAGACAACTACAACCATAACCTTAAACCACACCACGATGAAGCAGGTCTTACCTGTGCAGACTGTCATCAGATTGAACGTCCTATAAAAGCAGCGTCTGCTGATTCTTGTAAATCATGTCACTCAGATATTCGCAAGACTGGCAGGGTTGTAAAATTTACTGAGAGAAGAACAGGCAGAGTAATGGAATTAAATCCGCATGCATCTCATGCCGGACCAATCAGATGTACTCTTTGCCATAGCGAACACAAAACATCCAAGCTTCTTTGTAACGATGGATGCCATGACCACCACACATGGGATCTTATGGTTCCTTAG
- a CDS encoding alpha/beta hydrolase, with the protein MGFFRGDIYSYHLSKMTPLHIYLPHDDNHRFLVDKPSRTLILLHGLGGNHTYWSRFTAVERYAQKNNLTVIMPEADMSMYADMSCGHDYASYLSIELKEILGKMFHVSTERERYFIAGLSMGGYGALKLAMKFPDQFGKCASFSGALMIGSREHLKELSEWKDPGRPKVYDEDYELMKELRQGCVGAFGEDLKYRDSEDLFALTRKAGDRKICLPEILMTCGTNDFVFDVNREYCRLLDELKMSYEFHEWKGTHEWGFWDESIRDYIGFFDIDEDSQDSSNKAIRKEVGYGGN; encoded by the coding sequence ATGGGATTTTTCAGAGGAGATATATATTCCTATCATTTAAGTAAAATGACACCGCTTCATATATATCTGCCTCATGATGACAATCATCGCTTTTTAGTGGATAAGCCCTCCAGAACATTAATTCTTTTACACGGACTTGGTGGGAATCATACCTACTGGAGCCGTTTCACTGCTGTCGAAAGATACGCGCAAAAAAATAACCTGACTGTTATAATGCCGGAAGCCGACATGAGTATGTATGCAGATATGAGCTGCGGGCACGACTACGCCTCTTATCTCTCCATAGAGCTCAAAGAAATATTAGGTAAGATGTTTCATGTAAGTACCGAGAGAGAACGCTACTTCATTGCCGGGTTGTCTATGGGGGGGTACGGAGCTCTTAAGCTTGCTATGAAATTTCCTGACCAGTTTGGAAAGTGTGCTTCATTTTCCGGCGCTTTAATGATCGGAAGTCGTGAGCATCTGAAAGAGTTGTCTGAATGGAAAGATCCAGGCAGACCGAAGGTTTATGATGAGGATTATGAACTGATGAAAGAACTGCGTCAGGGGTGTGTCGGGGCGTTTGGGGAAGATTTGAAATATAGAGACAGTGAGGATCTGTTTGCGCTGACGAGAAAAGCCGGAGACCGGAAAATCTGCCTGCCGGAAATTTTGATGACTTGCGGAACAAATGATTTTGTTTTTGATGTTAACCGCGAGTATTGCAGGCTGCTGGATGAGCTTAAAATGTCCTATGAATTTCATGAGTGGAAAGGCACTCATGAATGGGGTTTCTGGGACGAGAGCATCCGTGATTATATCGGTTTCTTTGACATAGATGAGGATTCACAAGATAGTTCTAATAAAGCAATCAGAAAGGAGGTAGGGTATGGAGGAAACTAG
- a CDS encoding OprD family outer membrane porin — MRLLCILIFVIITSFASYAADNLGQAFSQGTLRGELRTFYFDRDFDSSTEREDFATGTLLYYKTAPLQGISLGLAFASSNNVVVDNDKDVYGLVGRDSDGNHDSYAKLQEYYIQGEWFNTVIKYGAQEIFTPFANVHDIRMTPKTYKGLSVINNSINGLTLSGYYLTGFRGWSDENFMTMTESAGSTEGDDNALWIGGIKYKIPTKIVKATVEGWEYYLDDVVQTTFLRANVDKTFGDYNLQFTPSFLTQKSNGDEYAGDIDSTHYGFNTSVSAYGVSLTGFYAKTEDGSIFAPWGDEKVIIQQVLAADREDEKAYAVKLAYNFKALGLAGLDAYVFHSIYDTPESGSTASSDFDETDFSLQYKFDENSPLKGLSVRVRYAIINKDTEEDFNDFRVYIKYSFALRK; from the coding sequence ATGAGACTTTTATGTATTCTTATTTTTGTTATCATTACCAGTTTTGCCTCATATGCCGCCGACAACCTCGGACAAGCCTTTTCGCAAGGTACATTAAGAGGCGAATTAAGGACATTTTACTTTGACAGAGACTTCGATAGTTCTACAGAGAGAGAAGACTTTGCAACAGGAACTTTACTATACTACAAAACAGCACCGCTGCAAGGAATCAGTCTAGGGTTAGCATTTGCATCTTCCAACAATGTTGTCGTAGACAACGACAAGGATGTTTACGGACTTGTCGGCAGGGACAGTGACGGCAACCATGACAGCTATGCGAAATTGCAGGAATACTATATTCAGGGAGAATGGTTCAACACAGTGATCAAGTACGGAGCACAGGAAATATTCACCCCATTTGCTAATGTACATGATATACGCATGACACCTAAAACATATAAAGGACTTTCTGTTATCAACAACAGCATTAACGGACTCACACTTTCAGGGTACTATCTCACAGGTTTCAGGGGTTGGAGTGACGAAAACTTCATGACAATGACAGAATCCGCAGGTTCTACCGAAGGTGACGACAACGCACTCTGGATAGGCGGTATTAAATATAAGATTCCAACTAAGATTGTAAAAGCTACAGTCGAGGGGTGGGAATACTATCTGGATGATGTTGTTCAGACTACATTCCTCAGAGCAAATGTTGACAAAACTTTTGGTGATTACAACCTTCAATTCACCCCTTCTTTTCTTACACAGAAGTCAAATGGTGACGAATATGCAGGAGACATAGACTCCACGCATTACGGATTCAACACAAGCGTTTCTGCATATGGTGTCAGCCTAACAGGATTCTATGCAAAAACAGAAGACGGCAGCATCTTTGCTCCATGGGGAGATGAGAAAGTTATCATTCAGCAGGTGCTCGCCGCAGATAGAGAAGACGAAAAAGCATATGCGGTTAAGCTGGCATACAATTTCAAAGCTCTTGGACTTGCCGGACTTGACGCATACGTTTTCCACAGCATTTATGACACACCTGAATCAGGTTCGACAGCGTCATCTGATTTTGACGAAACAGACTTTAGCCTTCAGTATAAATTCGATGAAAATTCTCCGCTGAAAGGGCTAAGTGTCAGAGTACGGTATGCAATAATAAACAAAGATACTGAAGAAGATTTTAACGACTTCCGTGTCTATATAAAATACAGCTTTGCCCTGCGCAAATAA
- a CDS encoding Crp/Fnr family transcriptional regulator, whose protein sequence is MMRLRYHGVPWIRPAVDQTVKKFFMKYGKLRNYRKGEMIFKGKEFYPYLSLIVSGIVSKYCENILMQKTTKDKAISVIFHNSMIGDSFFLSDRTSNVSATAIRDCVFLEVPHETAWDYMFSNNDFNKKMIYSLMYDIESDLEGFANIVARTPKDRMFCFFKGLINRFEVGIENGWYRLPVDFTHSEIAQIIYTTPLTVNRLLLELKREGNYKKVKKVRFIRKNVLDNLYDWEDSDGNDSVFIDSKVYRIS, encoded by the coding sequence ATGATGAGGTTGCGTTACCATGGCGTCCCGTGGATAAGACCGGCTGTTGACCAGACAGTTAAAAAGTTTTTCATGAAGTACGGTAAGCTGAGGAATTACCGGAAAGGTGAGATGATTTTTAAAGGTAAAGAATTTTACCCATACCTGAGCCTTATAGTCAGTGGAATAGTGAGTAAGTATTGTGAGAATATACTTATGCAGAAAACGACTAAAGATAAAGCTATCAGTGTTATTTTTCACAATTCAATGATCGGTGATTCTTTTTTTCTTTCAGACCGCACTTCTAACGTTTCAGCGACTGCAATTAGAGATTGTGTTTTTCTGGAGGTTCCGCATGAAACCGCATGGGACTATATGTTTTCTAATAATGATTTTAACAAGAAAATGATTTACAGCTTGATGTATGACATTGAATCTGATCTGGAAGGATTTGCTAATATTGTTGCCCGCACTCCCAAGGATAGAATGTTTTGTTTTTTCAAAGGGTTGATAAATCGCTTCGAGGTGGGTATTGAAAATGGTTGGTACAGGTTACCCGTTGATTTCACCCATAGCGAGATAGCCCAGATTATCTATACAACTCCTCTAACAGTAAATAGACTTTTGCTGGAATTGAAAAGAGAAGGTAACTACAAAAAAGTTAAAAAAGTTCGTTTTATACGGAAGAATGTTTTAGATAATTTATATGATTGGGAAGATTCTGATGGCAATGACTCAGTTTTTATCGATAGCAAAGTGTACAGGATAAGTTAA
- a CDS encoding Na+/H+ antiporter NhaC family protein, with protein MEETSKLAFRGGIFSAFIPLIIFCLGVLSLFVIWKGIDFIALSTLAFVGLVIGGILCKDFNEYWEAVAKGIADPISVSVLVILFVVGMFGALIKACDISSGFVWLAHSINLHGGMFAVFVFVATCIISTATGSSFAALFTGFPIFYPASILLGCEPSIMAGLILAGAIFGDNVAPISDTTILSASTQEFKNRKGTADIGGCVSTRVKYALVSAVISIVIYYFIAGGYSLGEGAEELLAKSMNAKSLIMLAPVALALYISIRTRNIFRAMTVGLTVGTAVALLFGILTPKDVFSVVNGTPGGFLYSGIKGMVGVVILIISMFGIMGVMKSAGAIDFVIEKMLSSRLANTSRGAEFMLGMTMTVVTTFMGGAQDPAILTMGPIFNRIGKEKNIHPYRRANLLDGFSNSLPVSIPFISCYIFLTVQLTQGYDFVEPLTALEVSKGMVYTVCLFFVLTVAVLTGWGRVFEGPAGEMIKANGAKV; from the coding sequence ATGGAGGAAACTAGCAAACTAGCTTTCCGCGGCGGAATCTTTTCAGCTTTTATACCATTGATCATCTTCTGTTTAGGGGTGCTTTCGCTATTTGTCATCTGGAAGGGGATTGATTTCATCGCCCTCTCCACGCTGGCATTTGTGGGACTGGTGATCGGCGGGATTTTGTGCAAGGATTTTAACGAATACTGGGAAGCGGTGGCAAAGGGGATTGCAGACCCTATCTCGGTATCGGTTTTGGTTATACTTTTTGTTGTAGGGATGTTTGGTGCATTGATCAAGGCGTGTGACATTTCAAGCGGATTTGTCTGGCTTGCTCACAGCATCAATCTGCACGGGGGGATGTTTGCCGTATTTGTATTTGTGGCAACGTGTATAATCTCGACTGCAACAGGGTCATCTTTTGCTGCATTGTTTACCGGATTTCCTATTTTTTATCCGGCTTCAATACTTCTTGGGTGTGAGCCTTCGATAATGGCAGGGCTGATTCTTGCAGGGGCTATTTTTGGTGATAACGTCGCTCCGATATCGGATACGACAATTCTGTCGGCATCAACGCAGGAATTTAAAAACCGGAAAGGAACGGCAGACATTGGCGGATGTGTGTCAACCAGAGTGAAGTATGCTCTTGTCAGTGCAGTTATATCGATCGTAATATATTACTTCATTGCAGGTGGATATTCTCTGGGGGAAGGAGCCGAAGAGCTACTGGCAAAAAGCATGAATGCTAAAAGCCTTATTATGCTTGCTCCTGTTGCTCTTGCCCTTTACATCTCCATCAGAACACGCAATATCTTCAGGGCTATGACAGTGGGGCTTACCGTAGGAACGGCTGTAGCCCTTTTGTTTGGCATACTGACTCCGAAGGATGTATTCAGCGTTGTAAATGGCACTCCGGGCGGATTTCTATATTCAGGTATCAAAGGTATGGTCGGGGTGGTTATATTGATCATATCCATGTTTGGTATCATGGGAGTTATGAAATCAGCAGGGGCTATTGATTTTGTCATTGAAAAAATGCTCAGCAGCAGACTTGCAAATACCTCCAGAGGTGCGGAATTTATGCTTGGTATGACTATGACTGTCGTTACAACCTTTATGGGCGGTGCGCAGGACCCTGCAATACTTACGATGGGACCTATTTTCAACCGCATAGGCAAAGAAAAGAATATTCATCCGTATAGAAGAGCAAATCTTCTGGACGGATTCTCAAACTCTCTGCCTGTGAGCATACCTTTTATAAGCTGCTACATTTTTTTGACTGTCCAGCTTACTCAGGGTTATGATTTTGTTGAACCGCTTACGGCATTAGAGGTTTCAAAAGGGATGGTTTATACCGTTTGTCTGTTTTTTGTGCTGACTGTTGCGGTTCTTACCGGATGGGGGCGTGTGTTTGAAGGTCCGGCCGGCGAAATGATAAAAGCAAACGGTGCTAAAGTTTAA